A DNA window from Camelina sativa cultivar DH55 chromosome 17, Cs, whole genome shotgun sequence contains the following coding sequences:
- the LOC104755929 gene encoding uncharacterized protein LOC104755929 — MVLDGLVSSPLRRQQCLKKQWEDLGSCSTVVQRHRYLLTALALLAFLCTIYLYFAVTLGARHSSCYGLTGKDKAICQLQHVQAISKGKLKFF; from the coding sequence ATGGTTCTTGATGGGCTTGTATCTTCACCATTAAGGAGACAACAATGTCTAAAGAAGCAGTGGGAAGATTTGGGTAGCTGTTCCACCGTTGTTCAGAGGCATCGATATCTCTTGACTGCATTGGCTCTTTTGGCATTCCTCTGCACTATTTATCTCTACTTTGCCGTCACTTTAGGCGCTAGGCACTCTTCCTGCTATGGCTTGACCGGTAAAGACAAGGCAATCTGTCAATTGCAACATGTTCAAGCTATCTCCAAAGGCAAACTTAAATTCTTCTAG